From Tissierellales bacterium, a single genomic window includes:
- a CDS encoding ATP-binding cassette domain-containing protein — translation MIGVNGVSLRFGDKKLFENVNLKFTKGNCYGVIGANGAGKSTFLKVLSGEVEPNKGDINITPGERLAVLKQDHFAYDDEKVLETVMLGHERLMEVMKEKDALYAKADFSEEDGMKAAELESEFAEMDGWDAETNAEKLLIGLGIMKDQHDKYMRELKGSEKVKVLLAQALFGSPDILLLDEPTNHLDFESISWLEEFLINYQNTVIVVSHDRHFLNMVCTHMVDIDFGKIKMFVGNYDFWYESSQLALQLMREQNKKKEEKVKELEKFIARFSSNASKAKQATSRKKLLDKITIDDIEPSTRRYPFVGFTPEREAGKDILFVENLSKTIDGVKILDNISFTINKGDKIVFLSRNEQAITVLFKILMEELEPDEGSFKWGVTTSQGYLPKDNGNYFNNKELNLIDWLRQYSTEKDETFIRGFLGKMLFAGEEAKKQSNVLSGGEKVRCMFSRLMLSGANVMLLDDPTNHLDLESIQAVNNGLQSFKGTLLFTSHDHKFVKTIATRVIELTPNGVFDKEIDFDEFLEDEQIKKQINTMYEK, via the coding sequence GGTGCAAATGGAGCGGGAAAATCTACTTTCCTTAAAGTTTTGTCGGGAGAAGTAGAACCTAATAAAGGAGATATAAATATTACACCAGGAGAGCGCTTGGCAGTATTAAAGCAGGATCACTTTGCATATGATGATGAAAAAGTATTAGAAACTGTAATGCTGGGGCATGAGCGCTTGATGGAAGTTATGAAAGAAAAAGATGCACTTTATGCTAAAGCTGATTTTTCAGAAGAAGATGGAATGAAAGCGGCTGAATTAGAGAGTGAATTTGCAGAAATGGATGGATGGGATGCAGAGACAAATGCAGAGAAGCTACTTATAGGTCTTGGGATAATGAAAGACCAACATGATAAGTATATGAGAGAACTGAAGGGTAGCGAAAAGGTAAAGGTACTTTTAGCACAGGCATTATTTGGTTCGCCAGATATATTACTATTAGATGAGCCTACAAACCATTTAGATTTTGAATCTATTAGCTGGCTTGAAGAATTTTTGATTAATTATCAAAATACAGTAATAGTTGTGTCCCATGACCGTCACTTTTTAAATATGGTTTGTACACATATGGTTGATATTGATTTTGGAAAAATTAAAATGTTTGTTGGAAATTATGATTTCTGGTATGAATCTAGTCAATTAGCGCTTCAGTTGATGAGAGAGCAAAATAAGAAAAAAGAAGAGAAAGTAAAGGAATTGGAGAAGTTTATTGCTAGATTTAGTTCTAATGCATCTAAAGCAAAGCAAGCGACTTCTAGAAAAAAATTACTTGATAAAATTACAATAGATGATATAGAACCATCTACAAGACGTTATCCATTTGTTGGATTTACTCCTGAGAGAGAAGCTGGAAAGGATATATTGTTTGTTGAGAATTTAAGCAAGACTATAGATGGAGTTAAGATTCTTGATAATATATCATTTACAATCAACAAGGGAGATAAAATAGTATTTTTAAGTAGAAACGAACAAGCAATTACAGTTTTATTTAAAATATTAATGGAAGAATTAGAGCCAGATGAAGGATCATTTAAATGGGGTGTAACTACTTCACAGGGCTATTTGCCAAAAGATAATGGAAATTATTTCAATAATAAAGAACTTAATTTAATAGATTGGCTTAGACAATATTCTACTGAAAAGGATGAAACATTTATCAGAGGTTTCTTGGGAAAAATGCTTTTTGCTGGTGAAGAAGCTAAGAAGCAGTCTAATGTATTATCTGGTGGAGAAAAAGTTAGATGTATGTTTTCAAGACTTATGCTATCAGGAGCTAATGTAATGTTGTTAGATGATCCTACAAACCATTTAGATCTAGAATCTATTCAAGCGGTAAATAATGGATTACAATCATTCAAAGGCACATTATTATTTACTTCACATGACCATAAATTTGTTAAAACTATTGCAACTAGAGTTATTGAATTAACGCCAAATGGTGTGTTTGACAAAGAAATAGATTTTGATGAGTTTTTAGAAGATGAGCAGATAAAGAAGCAAATAAACACTATGTATGAAAAATAA